The following coding sequences lie in one Criblamydia sequanensis CRIB-18 genomic window:
- a CDS encoding DUF1304 domain-containing protein has protein sequence MSVITQVLIGIIGVLHLYIMGLEMFLWKTAYGRKTFKMSEEKAAITAVLAKNQGLYNGFLAFGLLGSLFLEDPTSKRQVQIFLLGCVSIAGIYGSITTKEKSILLIQGLPALIALFLRQLNI, from the coding sequence ATGAGCGTAATTACTCAAGTTTTAATAGGAATCATTGGGGTTCTTCACCTTTACATTATGGGTCTCGAAATGTTCCTCTGGAAAACCGCATATGGGCGAAAAACCTTTAAAATGAGTGAGGAAAAAGCAGCCATCACAGCTGTTTTAGCGAAAAATCAAGGTCTATATAACGGTTTTTTAGCTTTTGGCCTTTTAGGGAGTTTATTTTTAGAAGACCCGACGTCTAAGCGGCAAGTGCAAATTTTTCTTTTAGGGTGTGTAAGTATCGCCGGAATTTATGGCTCAATCACAACCAAAGAAAAATCCATTCTTTTAATTCAAGGGCTCCCGGCTTTAATCGCCCTGTTTTTAAGACAGCTAAACATCTAA